From the Anguilla anguilla isolate fAngAng1 chromosome 6, fAngAng1.pri, whole genome shotgun sequence genome, one window contains:
- the abcd4 gene encoding ATP-binding cassette sub-family D member 4 isoform X2 encodes MAGPKLDLKFVQRFCGIQRILFPSWSSQNVLMFGTLLFVTLLEQLVIYQVGVLPSKFYEVLADKDFGGFKSLVKFAILLILLNSTLKSLDQYICSQMYVSWRESLTESLHRAYFQSRVYYTLNVLREDVDNPDQRISQDTERLCKQLSTMASRLIVSPFTLAYYTYQCFHSTGWMGPVSIFSYFVLGTITNKSLMGPIVSTLFLQEKLEGDFRFKHMQIRVNAESAAFYRAGKVEYMRTDHRLQALLRTQRRLINKEFWLYIGVNTFDYLGGILSYMVIAIPIFTGVYDGLSPGELSALISKNAFVCIYLINCFSQLIDLSTTVSDVAGYTHRIGELREVMDDIIRKQCDYDPASGDTYDFDSDFDVHAGPGDTAFVLDRLSYKSPFSEELLVKDLSLKVCQGTHLLVVGNTGTGKTSLLRVLNRLWESSSGYMEMTSCFGPRGILFLPQKPYLTDGTLREQVIYPMKEIYPASGAVDDERIIESLDLAGASGLLKRTGGLDKRVDWNWYDALTPGEMQRLSFARLFYLQPKYAVLDEATSALTEEAEGQLYRACKKLGMTLFSLGHRSSLQKYHDVLLRLCGEGRWELTKLKTE; translated from the exons ATGGCAGG ACCGAAACTGGACCTGAAGTTCGTTCAGAGGTTCTGTGGAATTCAGAGGATTCTGTTCCCGTCCTGGTCCAGTCAGAATGTGCTGATGTTTGGGACTCTGCTCTTTGTCACCCTCCTTG AGCAGCTGGTCATTTACCAAGTGGGTGTTCTCCCAAGCAAGTTCTACGAAGTCCTAGCCGACAAGGATTTTGGTGGTTTTAAGAGCCTTGTCAAGTTTGCGATCCTCTTGATACTGCTCAACTCCACA CTGAAGAGCCTGGATCAGTACATCTGCAGTCAGATGTACGTGAGCTGGAGGGAGAGCCTGACGGAGTCCCTGCATCGGGCGTACTTCCAGAGCAGGGTGTACTACACCCTCAACGTGCTTCGCGAGGACGTCGACAACCC GGACCAGCGGATCAGTCAGGACACGGAGCGGCTCTGTAAGCAGCTGAGCACCATGGCCAGCAGGCTGATCGTGTCGCCCTTCACTCTGGCCTACTACACGTACCAGTGCTTCCATAG CACTGGTTGGATGGGGCCCGTCAGCATATTTAGCTACTTCGTCTTGGGAACCATCACCAACAAATCCCTCATGGGGCCCATAGTCTCCACTCTCTTCCTGCAGGAGAAGCTGGAGGGCGATTTCAG GTTCAAACACATGCAGATTCGGGTCAACGCAGAGTCCGCCGCCTTCTACAG ggcGGGTAAGGTGGAGTACATGAGGACGGACCACAGGCTACAGGCCCTGCTGCGGACACAGAGACGTCTTATCAATAAGGAGTTCTGGCTGTACA TCGGGGTGAACACCTTTGACTACCTGGGGGGCATCCTCAGCTACATGGTAATTGCCATCCCCATATTTACGGGGGTGTACGACGGACTGTCCCCAGGAGAGCTGAGCGCTCTCATCAGCAAG aATGCCTTCGTGTGCATCTACCTGATAAACTGCTTCAGCCAGCTGATCGACTTGTCCACCACAGTGTCTGACGTGGCTggctacacacacag GATTGGCGAGTTGAGGGAGGTgatggatgacatcatcagaaaGCAGTGTGACTACGACCCCGCTTCCGGGGACACGTACGATTTTGACAG TGACTTTGACGTGCACGCCGGCCCTGGCGACACGGCCTTCGTCCTGGACCGGCTGTCCTACAAGTCCCCCTTCTCCGAGGAGCTGCTGGTGAAGGACCTGAGCCTGAAGGTCTGCCAGGGGACCCACCTGCTGGTGGTGGGGAACACGGGCACGGGGAAGACCTCCCTGCTCCGCGTCCTCAACCGCTTGTGGGAGTCCTCCAGCG GGTACATGGAGATGACTTCCTGTTTCGGGCCCAGGGGAATCCTCTTCCTGCCGCAGAAGCCCTACCTGACGGACGGAACCCTGAGAGAGCAG GTCATCTACCCCATGAAAGAGATATACCCTGCATCAG GGGCGGTTGATGATGAGAGGATCATTGAGTCCCTGGACCTAGCTGGAGCG TCCGGTCTGCTGAAGAGGACGGGCGGTCTGGACAAGAGAGTGGACTGGAACTG GTATGATGCACTGACTCCAGGGGAGATGCAGAGACTGAGCTTCGCCCGACTCTTCTACCTGCAGCCCAAATACGCCG TGCTGGACGAGGCCACGAGCGCGCTCACCGAGGAGGCCGAGGGCCAGCTCTACCGGGCCTGCAAGAAGCTGGGAATGACCCTGTTCAGCCTGGGCCACCGGAGCAGCCTGCAGAAG TATCACGACGTGTTGCTCAGACTGTGCGGGGAAGGCCGCTGGGAGCTGACCAAGCTCAAAACGGAGTga
- the abcd4 gene encoding ATP-binding cassette sub-family D member 4 isoform X1 has translation MPQDGRTNSRKVKRPKLDLKFVQRFCGIQRILFPSWSSQNVLMFGTLLFVTLLEQLVIYQVGVLPSKFYEVLADKDFGGFKSLVKFAILLILLNSTLKSLDQYICSQMYVSWRESLTESLHRAYFQSRVYYTLNVLREDVDNPDQRISQDTERLCKQLSTMASRLIVSPFTLAYYTYQCFHSTGWMGPVSIFSYFVLGTITNKSLMGPIVSTLFLQEKLEGDFRFKHMQIRVNAESAAFYRAGKVEYMRTDHRLQALLRTQRRLINKEFWLYIGVNTFDYLGGILSYMVIAIPIFTGVYDGLSPGELSALISKNAFVCIYLINCFSQLIDLSTTVSDVAGYTHRIGELREVMDDIIRKQCDYDPASGDTYDFDSDFDVHAGPGDTAFVLDRLSYKSPFSEELLVKDLSLKVCQGTHLLVVGNTGTGKTSLLRVLNRLWESSSGYMEMTSCFGPRGILFLPQKPYLTDGTLREQVIYPMKEIYPASGAVDDERIIESLDLAGASGLLKRTGGLDKRVDWNWYDALTPGEMQRLSFARLFYLQPKYAVLDEATSALTEEAEGQLYRACKKLGMTLFSLGHRSSLQKYHDVLLRLCGEGRWELTKLKTE, from the exons ATGCCTCAGGATGGAAGAACAAATTCCAGAAAAGttaaaag ACCGAAACTGGACCTGAAGTTCGTTCAGAGGTTCTGTGGAATTCAGAGGATTCTGTTCCCGTCCTGGTCCAGTCAGAATGTGCTGATGTTTGGGACTCTGCTCTTTGTCACCCTCCTTG AGCAGCTGGTCATTTACCAAGTGGGTGTTCTCCCAAGCAAGTTCTACGAAGTCCTAGCCGACAAGGATTTTGGTGGTTTTAAGAGCCTTGTCAAGTTTGCGATCCTCTTGATACTGCTCAACTCCACA CTGAAGAGCCTGGATCAGTACATCTGCAGTCAGATGTACGTGAGCTGGAGGGAGAGCCTGACGGAGTCCCTGCATCGGGCGTACTTCCAGAGCAGGGTGTACTACACCCTCAACGTGCTTCGCGAGGACGTCGACAACCC GGACCAGCGGATCAGTCAGGACACGGAGCGGCTCTGTAAGCAGCTGAGCACCATGGCCAGCAGGCTGATCGTGTCGCCCTTCACTCTGGCCTACTACACGTACCAGTGCTTCCATAG CACTGGTTGGATGGGGCCCGTCAGCATATTTAGCTACTTCGTCTTGGGAACCATCACCAACAAATCCCTCATGGGGCCCATAGTCTCCACTCTCTTCCTGCAGGAGAAGCTGGAGGGCGATTTCAG GTTCAAACACATGCAGATTCGGGTCAACGCAGAGTCCGCCGCCTTCTACAG ggcGGGTAAGGTGGAGTACATGAGGACGGACCACAGGCTACAGGCCCTGCTGCGGACACAGAGACGTCTTATCAATAAGGAGTTCTGGCTGTACA TCGGGGTGAACACCTTTGACTACCTGGGGGGCATCCTCAGCTACATGGTAATTGCCATCCCCATATTTACGGGGGTGTACGACGGACTGTCCCCAGGAGAGCTGAGCGCTCTCATCAGCAAG aATGCCTTCGTGTGCATCTACCTGATAAACTGCTTCAGCCAGCTGATCGACTTGTCCACCACAGTGTCTGACGTGGCTggctacacacacag GATTGGCGAGTTGAGGGAGGTgatggatgacatcatcagaaaGCAGTGTGACTACGACCCCGCTTCCGGGGACACGTACGATTTTGACAG TGACTTTGACGTGCACGCCGGCCCTGGCGACACGGCCTTCGTCCTGGACCGGCTGTCCTACAAGTCCCCCTTCTCCGAGGAGCTGCTGGTGAAGGACCTGAGCCTGAAGGTCTGCCAGGGGACCCACCTGCTGGTGGTGGGGAACACGGGCACGGGGAAGACCTCCCTGCTCCGCGTCCTCAACCGCTTGTGGGAGTCCTCCAGCG GGTACATGGAGATGACTTCCTGTTTCGGGCCCAGGGGAATCCTCTTCCTGCCGCAGAAGCCCTACCTGACGGACGGAACCCTGAGAGAGCAG GTCATCTACCCCATGAAAGAGATATACCCTGCATCAG GGGCGGTTGATGATGAGAGGATCATTGAGTCCCTGGACCTAGCTGGAGCG TCCGGTCTGCTGAAGAGGACGGGCGGTCTGGACAAGAGAGTGGACTGGAACTG GTATGATGCACTGACTCCAGGGGAGATGCAGAGACTGAGCTTCGCCCGACTCTTCTACCTGCAGCCCAAATACGCCG TGCTGGACGAGGCCACGAGCGCGCTCACCGAGGAGGCCGAGGGCCAGCTCTACCGGGCCTGCAAGAAGCTGGGAATGACCCTGTTCAGCCTGGGCCACCGGAGCAGCCTGCAGAAG TATCACGACGTGTTGCTCAGACTGTGCGGGGAAGGCCGCTGGGAGCTGACCAAGCTCAAAACGGAGTga
- the abcd4 gene encoding ATP-binding cassette sub-family D member 4 isoform X3: MYVSWRESLTESLHRAYFQSRVYYTLNVLREDVDNPDQRISQDTERLCKQLSTMASRLIVSPFTLAYYTYQCFHSTGWMGPVSIFSYFVLGTITNKSLMGPIVSTLFLQEKLEGDFRFKHMQIRVNAESAAFYRAGKVEYMRTDHRLQALLRTQRRLINKEFWLYIGVNTFDYLGGILSYMVIAIPIFTGVYDGLSPGELSALISKNAFVCIYLINCFSQLIDLSTTVSDVAGYTHRIGELREVMDDIIRKQCDYDPASGDTYDFDSDFDVHAGPGDTAFVLDRLSYKSPFSEELLVKDLSLKVCQGTHLLVVGNTGTGKTSLLRVLNRLWESSSGYMEMTSCFGPRGILFLPQKPYLTDGTLREQVIYPMKEIYPASGAVDDERIIESLDLAGASGLLKRTGGLDKRVDWNWYDALTPGEMQRLSFARLFYLQPKYAVLDEATSALTEEAEGQLYRACKKLGMTLFSLGHRSSLQKYHDVLLRLCGEGRWELTKLKTE; this comes from the exons ATGTACGTGAGCTGGAGGGAGAGCCTGACGGAGTCCCTGCATCGGGCGTACTTCCAGAGCAGGGTGTACTACACCCTCAACGTGCTTCGCGAGGACGTCGACAACCC GGACCAGCGGATCAGTCAGGACACGGAGCGGCTCTGTAAGCAGCTGAGCACCATGGCCAGCAGGCTGATCGTGTCGCCCTTCACTCTGGCCTACTACACGTACCAGTGCTTCCATAG CACTGGTTGGATGGGGCCCGTCAGCATATTTAGCTACTTCGTCTTGGGAACCATCACCAACAAATCCCTCATGGGGCCCATAGTCTCCACTCTCTTCCTGCAGGAGAAGCTGGAGGGCGATTTCAG GTTCAAACACATGCAGATTCGGGTCAACGCAGAGTCCGCCGCCTTCTACAG ggcGGGTAAGGTGGAGTACATGAGGACGGACCACAGGCTACAGGCCCTGCTGCGGACACAGAGACGTCTTATCAATAAGGAGTTCTGGCTGTACA TCGGGGTGAACACCTTTGACTACCTGGGGGGCATCCTCAGCTACATGGTAATTGCCATCCCCATATTTACGGGGGTGTACGACGGACTGTCCCCAGGAGAGCTGAGCGCTCTCATCAGCAAG aATGCCTTCGTGTGCATCTACCTGATAAACTGCTTCAGCCAGCTGATCGACTTGTCCACCACAGTGTCTGACGTGGCTggctacacacacag GATTGGCGAGTTGAGGGAGGTgatggatgacatcatcagaaaGCAGTGTGACTACGACCCCGCTTCCGGGGACACGTACGATTTTGACAG TGACTTTGACGTGCACGCCGGCCCTGGCGACACGGCCTTCGTCCTGGACCGGCTGTCCTACAAGTCCCCCTTCTCCGAGGAGCTGCTGGTGAAGGACCTGAGCCTGAAGGTCTGCCAGGGGACCCACCTGCTGGTGGTGGGGAACACGGGCACGGGGAAGACCTCCCTGCTCCGCGTCCTCAACCGCTTGTGGGAGTCCTCCAGCG GGTACATGGAGATGACTTCCTGTTTCGGGCCCAGGGGAATCCTCTTCCTGCCGCAGAAGCCCTACCTGACGGACGGAACCCTGAGAGAGCAG GTCATCTACCCCATGAAAGAGATATACCCTGCATCAG GGGCGGTTGATGATGAGAGGATCATTGAGTCCCTGGACCTAGCTGGAGCG TCCGGTCTGCTGAAGAGGACGGGCGGTCTGGACAAGAGAGTGGACTGGAACTG GTATGATGCACTGACTCCAGGGGAGATGCAGAGACTGAGCTTCGCCCGACTCTTCTACCTGCAGCCCAAATACGCCG TGCTGGACGAGGCCACGAGCGCGCTCACCGAGGAGGCCGAGGGCCAGCTCTACCGGGCCTGCAAGAAGCTGGGAATGACCCTGTTCAGCCTGGGCCACCGGAGCAGCCTGCAGAAG TATCACGACGTGTTGCTCAGACTGTGCGGGGAAGGCCGCTGGGAGCTGACCAAGCTCAAAACGGAGTga
- the LOC118230194 gene encoding serine/threonine-protein kinase pim-1-like, translating into MKGSLLGEGGCGSVYAGTRISDGLPVALKYAAKIEGDLLLPGQEVRAPREVGLMGLVNENAGHLNILRLHEWFDAPDCYVMVLERPDPCKDLAGFCYHQNKMMDEQQARAVIEQLLHALLHCQHAGVFHRDTLRVILIDFGCGTSWTDAPYSSFAGTPEFAPPEWFAEGLYHAGPCTVWSLGVTVFGIVCGYLPFNPNDGHESMSRVHFPTGLSSEIKDFMSRCLAPEVNERATLEELQRHPWLHPTCLEQVGFRKRKRGTEEDGEQKRSSSGSLIPAKCLRKGGEGQGHEGKGLSEHGPQAPVLSLGHEQRGARCSLRKLEPTGDGHLSHAQSSEQFLSACSSLWSYYSCQFSEKPQKAGVKRKMGCEEQVVVQGKNLGPCSGARPAKCPREDQDEDHLLKQPAPACGRILAVSPQSLEPSCPLSTQAADPADLHPMLDYSGHGALVFSLDGPEDALLCLGEDHLQDHEPNVLVGWII; encoded by the exons ATGAAAGGATCACTactgggagagggaggatgCGGATCAGTATATGCTGGAACTCGCATCTCTGATGGACTGCCA GTTGCCCTAAAATATGCGGCGAAAATAGAAGGAGACCTGCTTCTA CCTGGACAGGAAGTCAGAGCACCTCGGGAGGTGGGGCTAATGGGGCTTGTGAATGAGAACGCGGGTCATCTTAACATCCTGCGGCTCCACGAGTGGTTCGATGCCCCAGACTGCTACGTTATGGTGTTAGAGAGGCCTGACCCCTGTAAGGACCTGGCGGGTTTCTGCTACCACCAGAACAAAATGATGGATGAACAGCAGGCCCGGGCAGTGATAGAACAGCTGCTTCACGCCCTCCTGCACTGCCAGCACGCAGGAGTGTTCCATCGGGAT ACCCTGCGTGTCATCCTCATTGATTTTGGGTGTGGAACTTCCTGGACGGACGCTCCTTACAGTTCCTTCGCAG GCACCCCTGAATTCGCACCTCCAGAGTGGTTTGCGGAGGGACTGTACCATGCTGGGCCCTGCACAGTGTGGTCCCTCGGGGTCACAGTGTTTGGCATCGTTTGTGGATACCTGCCATTTAACCCGAACGATGGCCATGAGAGCATGAGCAGAGTCCACTTTCCTACAGGGCTGTCCTCAG AAATCAAGGACTTCATGAGCAGGTGTTTGGCACCGGAGGTGAATGAACGAGCGACGCTAGAAGAGCTCCAGCGTCACCCGTGGCTCCACCCCACCTGCTTAGAACAAG TCGGattcaggaagaggaagagggggacgGAGGAAGATGGAGAGCAGAAAAGGAGCTCCTCTGGCTCTCTCATTCCTGCAAAGTGCCTCCGGAAAG GAGGAGAAGGCCAAGGCCATGAAGGAAAGGGGCTGAGTGAACATGGTCCCCAGGCCCCCGTACTCAGCCTTGGCCATGAGCAGCGAGGAGCACGCTGCTCGCTTCGGAAGCTGGAGCCGACAGGGGATGGCCATCTAAGCCACGCCCAAAGCAGTGAACAGTTCCTATCCGCCTGTTCCTCTTTGTGGTCGTATTACAGCTGCCAATTCTCAG AAAAGCCCCAGAAGGCTGGTGTGAAGAGGAAGATGGGGTGTGAAGAGCAGGTAGTGGTGCAGGGAAAGAACCTGGGTCCCTGCAGCGGGGCCAGACCTGCAAAGTGCCCACGGGAAG ATCAAGATGAAGATCACCTGCTGAAACAGCCTGCTCCTGCCTGTGGGCGTATTCTGGCTGTCAGTCCACAG AGCCTGGAACCCAGCTGTCCACTGTCCACCCAAGCAGCTGACCCAGCTGACCTCCATCCCATGCTGGACTACTCAGGGCATGGGGCCCTAGT ATTTTCACTGGATGGGCCAGAGGATGCACTACTCTGCCTCGGTGAAGACCACCTCCAGGACCATGAACCCAATGTCCTCGTGGGGTGGATAATATAA